From a region of the Asterias amurensis chromosome 2, ASM3211899v1 genome:
- the LOC139954281 gene encoding properdin-like: MKTRGREMMSCRAQKAVLLAVACFAICSIAVAGNEEGFCFRHRTPIGKRGKCHGLVEIPPGSGAQMSTAAECCDRGGTGLAERITGKKCRDACDGEANGQEQMAEEDEDSARVGGVLGEWGEWTPCSVSCGEGTMQRQRECICMSPGNKTCCNGQNVEEKLCNTNVLCPVNGQWGEWSQWSECSATCGEAMSRSRECDSPLPQHGGDNCTGDYMDVAWCNNKRKCPIDGGWKKWSAWSPCSATCGRKGRQNRYRSCTDPKPDFGGLDCQGDVNSQRTCTSNRRCPIDGGWGDWKEWHCPEECSQGMEGTAWRNRFCTNPFPLHGGKTCIGSSVQREPCPSATCPVNGGWGEWSSWSKCSSTCGTNGFKTRKRQCDNPLPTFGGYPCDGDPIGNKSCDNDPCLYNPEDDSQGSAVKSEVPCDDEDFDSADGGSGCNGSGDGSSIDEPEYKDYPY, translated from the exons ATGAAGACGAGAGGCCGTGAGATGATGAGTTGTAGAGCCCAGAAGGCCGTCCTTTTAGCGGTGGCATGCTTTGCCATCTGCAGTATTGCTGTCGCCG GTAACGAAGAAGGTTTTTGTTTTCGTCACCGGACACCGATCGGCAAAAGGGGGAAATGCCATGGGTTGGTTGAGATACCTCCCGGGTCTGGTGCCCAGATGAGCACTGCCGCTGAGTGTTGCGACCGTGGTGGTACCGGGTTGGCAGAGAGGATCACTGGCAAGAAGTGCCGAGATGCCTGCGACGGGGAAGCTAATGGTCAAGAGCAAATGGCAGAGGAGGATGAGGATTCAGCCCGAG TGGGAGGAGTTTTGGGTGAGTGGGGTGAGTGGACGCCATGCTCCGTCTCGTGTGGGGAGGGCACTATGCAGAGGCAGCGGGAGTGTATCTGCATGTCTCCTGGAAACAAGACGTGTTGCAACGGTCAAAATGTTGAGGAGAAGCTCTGCAATACTAATGTGTTGTGCCCAG TGAATGGACAATGGGGCGAGTGGAGCCAATGGAGTGAATGTAGCGCCACCTGTGGTGAGGCAATGTCCCGATCCCGCGAATGCGACTCCCCACTACCGCAGCATGGTGGTGACAACTGCACGGGAGACTACATGGATGTCGCATGGTGCAACAATAAAAGAAAGTGCCCAA tcgATGGCGGATGGAAAAAGTGGAGTGCCTGGTCACCCTGCTCAGCCACATGTGGACGTAAGGGTCGTCAGAACCGTTACCGGAGTTGTACAGATCCGAAACCTGATTTCGGCGGGCTGGATTGCCAGGGGGACGTGAACTCACAACGCACATGCACTTCAAACCGCAGATGCCCAA TTGATGGCGGATGGGGTGACTGGAAGGAATGGCACTGCCCTGAAGAATGTTCACAAGGCATGGAGGGCACTGCATGGAGAAATAGATTTTGTACCAATCCGTTCCCGCTACATGGAGGGAAAACGTGCATAGGCAGCAGTGTGCAGCGCGAGCCTTGTCCAAGCGCCACATGTCCAG TTAACGGAGGATGGGGTGAGTGGTCCAGCTGGTCTAAATGCTCATCGACTTGCGGCACTAATGGTTTTAAAACAAGAAAGAGACAGTGTGACAACCCACTCCCTACATTCGGTGGATATCCGTGTGATGGGGATCCGATTGGAAACAAATCGTGTGACAACGACCCGTGCTTATACAATCCAG AGGACGACAGTCAAGGGAGTGCTGTTAAG AGTGAGGTACCTTGTGACGATGAAGATTTCGATTCGGCCGATGGAGGTAGTGGTTGT